In Roseofilum casamattae BLCC-M143, the following are encoded in one genomic region:
- the hemG gene encoding protoporphyrinogen oxidase, with translation MSDSTPSSNVLQALIIGAGISGLSLAHHLEKQQLSSLLVCEAQDRVGGNITSRESEGFSWEEGPNSFQPGPELLRLTVDLGLQSDLLLADPRLPRFVYWQNILHPVPMSPPDAIKTQLLSDAGKLRAFLGAVGFVSPALGQSIAEQGGEETVRQFFQRHLGVEVTERLVAPFVSGVYAGDVDALSASAAFGRVTNLEEVGGGLVAGALLSRRKNPKPPVDPDLPKTRPGELGSFKDGLKQLPEAIANRLGDRVKLKWKLVAIRPTERNTYLCEMETPEGHQTIETRSLVLTTPAYITSELLAELAPVGSPALAEIPYPPVASVVIAYPKSALKQPLIGFGNLIPRGQGIRTLGTIWTSSLFPGKAPEDWQLFNNFIGGATYPELGDLTEAEIVQQVHEDLGGILLKPDAPQPKVLAVHLWKRAIPQYTLGHKQRLASLDRDLSQLPGMFVCTNYTDGVALGDCVKRSQQHATDILNYLQAL, from the coding sequence ATGAGCGATTCCACTCCATCATCCAATGTTCTCCAAGCCTTGATTATCGGCGCCGGAATTAGCGGTCTCAGCCTCGCTCACCATCTGGAGAAGCAGCAACTCTCGTCACTGTTGGTGTGCGAAGCGCAAGACCGAGTTGGGGGGAATATTACCAGTCGCGAGTCGGAAGGATTTTCCTGGGAAGAAGGGCCCAATAGTTTTCAACCCGGCCCGGAGTTACTGCGATTAACGGTAGATTTGGGTTTGCAATCCGATCTGCTCCTGGCAGATCCCCGCTTACCTCGCTTTGTCTATTGGCAAAATATCTTACATCCGGTTCCCATGAGTCCTCCAGATGCGATTAAAACGCAATTGCTCAGCGACGCTGGGAAGTTGCGAGCATTTTTGGGAGCGGTTGGGTTTGTCTCTCCTGCTCTCGGACAATCTATTGCAGAGCAAGGTGGAGAGGAAACGGTGCGCCAGTTTTTCCAACGTCATTTAGGAGTGGAAGTGACCGAGCGGTTAGTTGCTCCATTTGTCTCTGGAGTTTATGCCGGAGATGTGGACGCGTTGAGTGCTTCAGCAGCGTTTGGTCGGGTGACGAATTTAGAAGAGGTAGGCGGAGGATTGGTCGCCGGTGCGCTGCTGTCGCGACGGAAAAATCCCAAGCCTCCCGTCGATCCAGACCTACCGAAAACGCGACCGGGAGAGTTAGGATCGTTTAAGGATGGGTTGAAGCAATTACCAGAGGCGATCGCCAATCGGTTGGGCGATCGGGTTAAACTGAAGTGGAAGTTAGTCGCTATCCGTCCTACAGAACGCAACACTTATCTGTGCGAGATGGAAACACCGGAAGGACATCAAACCATCGAAACTCGCAGTTTAGTCCTGACAACTCCAGCTTATATTACATCAGAATTATTAGCCGAACTCGCTCCAGTAGGCAGTCCTGCCTTAGCAGAAATTCCCTATCCTCCCGTCGCCAGCGTCGTTATCGCTTATCCCAAATCGGCATTAAAACAACCTTTGATCGGTTTTGGCAATCTCATTCCCAGAGGACAAGGCATTCGCACCTTGGGAACCATTTGGACTTCCAGTTTATTCCCCGGAAAAGCACCGGAAGATTGGCAATTATTCAATAATTTTATTGGCGGCGCCACCTATCCGGAATTAGGCGATTTAACCGAAGCAGAAATCGTGCAGCAAGTTCACGAAGATTTAGGCGGAATCTTGCTCAAACCCGATGCTCCCCAACCAAAAGTATTAGCCGTTCATCTGTGGAAGCGCGCCATTCCCCAATATACTCTCGGTCACAAACAGCGGTTAGCCTCCCTCGATCGCGATCTCTCCCAGCTTCCCGGCATGTTTGTCTGTACCAATTATACTGATGGTGTAGCGTTAGGTGACTGCGTGAAGCGATCGCAACAACATGCCACCGACATCCTCAACTATCTTCAGGCTCTATAG
- a CDS encoding DUF2281 domain-containing protein: protein MLDLEQIQTDINELPEEAQTLLLDFIELLKKRYSIPEKRAINSGKVPNHQLSTLDILKASELIGCISSEPNLSTDYKSVVRDKLDSKYDNR from the coding sequence ATGCTCGATCTCGAACAAATCCAAACAGACATCAATGAATTGCCGGAAGAAGCGCAAACTTTACTCTTGGATTTTATCGAGCTATTAAAAAAGCGCTATTCAATACCAGAAAAACGAGCGATCAATTCAGGTAAAGTCCCGAATCATCAATTGAGTACCTTAGATATTCTTAAAGCATCTGAGTTAATCGGTTGTATTAGTTCAGAACCCAACCTTTCTACTGATTATAAATCTGTTGTTCGAGACAAACTAGACTCTAAATATGACAATCGTTGA
- the miaB gene encoding tRNA (N6-isopentenyl adenosine(37)-C2)-methylthiotransferase MiaB translates to MTQRNYHITTFGCQMNKADSERMAGILEDIGFASVDDPNSADLILYNTCTIRDNAEQKVYSYLGRQAKRKQQDPNLTLIVAGCVAQQEGEALLRRVPELDLVMGPQHANRLGDLLEQVLDGNQVVATEPVHIMEDITKPRRDSKVTAWVNIIYGCNERCSYCVVPGVRGLEQSRTPEAIRAEMEGLGRSGYKEITLLGQNIDAYGRDLPGVTAEGRRKNTLTDLLYFVHDVPGMERLRFATSHPRYFTERLIRACAELPKVCEHFHIPFQSGDNEILKAMKRGYTHQKYRRIIDKVRSYMPDASISADAIVGFPGETEEQFQNTLQLVEDIGFDQLNTAAYSPRPGTEAAVWEKQLSEEVKSDRLQRLNHLVAIKAQERSQRYLGRVETVLVEDRNPKLATQVMGRTDGNRLTFFEGDINELKGQLVKVKITETRAFSLTGESILSRNNDPQKTLV, encoded by the coding sequence ATGACCCAACGTAACTATCACATTACCACCTTCGGATGCCAGATGAACAAAGCCGACTCGGAGCGCATGGCTGGCATCCTCGAAGATATTGGGTTTGCATCTGTGGACGACCCCAATAGCGCCGATCTGATTCTCTACAATACCTGCACCATTCGCGATAATGCGGAACAGAAGGTCTATTCCTATCTGGGACGACAAGCCAAGCGCAAGCAACAAGATCCCAATTTAACTTTGATTGTGGCGGGATGCGTCGCGCAGCAGGAAGGAGAAGCGCTCTTGCGCAGAGTGCCAGAATTGGACTTAGTCATGGGGCCGCAACACGCCAACCGGTTGGGAGATTTGCTCGAGCAGGTTCTCGATGGCAACCAAGTGGTGGCCACAGAACCGGTGCATATTATGGAGGATATCACTAAGCCCCGTCGCGATAGTAAAGTGACGGCTTGGGTGAATATTATCTATGGATGTAACGAGCGCTGTAGCTATTGTGTGGTTCCTGGGGTGCGCGGACTCGAGCAGTCTCGGACTCCGGAAGCGATACGCGCCGAAATGGAAGGATTGGGGCGATCGGGATATAAAGAGATTACACTTTTGGGACAAAATATCGACGCCTACGGTCGCGATTTACCCGGCGTAACGGCAGAAGGACGCCGGAAGAATACTCTAACGGATTTACTCTACTTCGTTCATGACGTACCGGGAATGGAGCGCCTGCGATTTGCTACCAGTCATCCCCGCTATTTCACCGAGCGGTTGATTCGCGCTTGTGCGGAACTGCCGAAAGTGTGCGAGCATTTCCATATTCCGTTTCAGTCTGGGGATAATGAGATATTGAAGGCGATGAAACGGGGATACACCCATCAGAAATATCGCCGCATTATTGACAAGGTTCGCTCCTATATGCCGGATGCATCCATTAGTGCCGATGCGATCGTTGGATTTCCCGGAGAAACGGAAGAACAGTTCCAGAATACCTTACAGTTAGTCGAAGATATTGGTTTCGACCAGTTGAATACTGCGGCTTATTCCCCTCGTCCCGGTACAGAAGCGGCAGTATGGGAGAAGCAGTTAAGCGAAGAGGTAAAAAGCGATCGCCTGCAACGGCTGAATCATTTGGTTGCCATTAAAGCACAAGAGCGATCGCAGCGCTATCTCGGACGAGTCGAAACCGTACTTGTAGAAGACCGAAATCCGAAACTGGCAACTCAAGTGATGGGACGCACCGATGGCAACCGCCTGACATTCTTTGAAGGCGATATTAACGAGTTAAAGGGTCAGTTAGTCAAGGTGAAAATCACCGAAACTCGTGCCTTTAGTTTAACCGGAGAATCAATTTTGAGTCGAAACAACGATCCTCAAAAAACTCTTGTTTGA
- a CDS encoding 5-formyltetrahydrofolate cyclo-ligase: MDKSSLRQTLMATRESLSKTEWRQKSDRICEHLVNFDGFARSQLILSYISHRQEVDLSGLWNQRPQWGLPRTTGKSLSWHVWQPEEPLRSGKFGILEPPDNAPLVEPATVDLILVPAVACDRRGYRLGYGGGYYDRMLSSPEWSQIPTIGIVFDFALLEQVPVDSWDCRLNSVCCDRQIIEFSIDTVSIPYRTHLRSQP, encoded by the coding sequence ATGGATAAGTCTAGTCTTCGGCAAACATTAATGGCCACTCGCGAGTCTCTTTCTAAGACGGAATGGCGCCAAAAAAGCGATCGCATTTGCGAGCATCTAGTCAATTTTGATGGGTTTGCCAGGTCGCAGCTTATTCTCAGTTATATTAGCCATCGGCAAGAAGTCGATCTCAGCGGTCTCTGGAACCAGCGCCCTCAGTGGGGATTGCCGAGAACTACAGGCAAATCCCTTTCCTGGCATGTCTGGCAGCCCGAGGAACCCTTGCGATCGGGAAAATTTGGCATTTTAGAACCGCCGGACAATGCGCCCCTGGTAGAGCCAGCTACAGTCGATTTAATCTTAGTGCCAGCAGTGGCTTGCGATCGCCGGGGCTATCGTTTGGGTTATGGTGGGGGTTATTACGACCGGATGTTGAGTTCTCCGGAATGGAGCCAGATTCCTACCATTGGTATTGTCTTTGATTTCGCTCTCCTCGAACAAGTCCCCGTCGATTCTTGGGATTGTCGTTTAAATAGCGTATGCTGCGATCGCCAAATCATCGAATTCTCCATTGATACCGTATCAATCCCCTATAGAACCCATTTGAGATCTCAACCTTAA
- the coaD gene encoding pantetheine-phosphate adenylyltransferase, with product MSSLTSPSPDIPLTAIYPGSFDPITLGHLDIIERGSRLCDRTIVVVMINPNKQPLFSVDKRISQIEKATAHLPRVNVDSFDGLTVDYARMQHAQILLRGLRVVSDFEKELQMAHTNKTLSDEIETVFLATSTEYGFLSSSLVKEIAKFGASVDHLVPHHVALDIYQCYNKTPTPLDRNGTASPDLQMTTTPPPTKPL from the coding sequence ATGTCTTCTCTTACCTCTCCTTCTCCGGATATTCCTTTAACTGCCATCTATCCTGGAAGCTTCGATCCGATCACCCTTGGCCATCTCGACATCATCGAACGCGGTTCTCGACTGTGCGATCGCACTATCGTCGTCGTGATGATTAATCCGAATAAACAGCCCCTATTTTCCGTAGACAAACGCATAAGTCAGATCGAAAAAGCAACCGCACATTTACCCAGGGTTAATGTTGACAGCTTTGACGGTCTGACCGTAGACTATGCTAGGATGCAACATGCCCAAATTTTGCTCAGAGGGCTGAGAGTCGTTTCTGACTTTGAGAAAGAGTTGCAAATGGCCCACACCAATAAAACTCTCTCAGACGAAATTGAAACCGTGTTTCTCGCAACCTCTACTGAATATGGTTTTCTCAGCAGTAGTTTGGTAAAGGAAATTGCCAAGTTTGGCGCCTCTGTCGATCATTTAGTTCCCCATCACGTCGCCCTGGATATCTACCAATGCTACAACAAGACCCCTACTCCACTCGACCGGAACGGGACAGCATCCCCCGATCTGCAGATGACTACGACGCCTCCACCAACGAAACCGCTGTAA
- a CDS encoding SGNH/GDSL hydrolase family protein, whose protein sequence is MPTSSMKQNRIKTWVGNLGLATASILFAVLIAEIGLRIANIPPQAKPQPQASSSPEPEPQPEETPAVTPPSPAPPPPEPSNILPSQQNAPPKPPPGTPPANFFQTDEDLGWTHQPGVSGWWIAEGEAFIEISSTGLRDREHSLAKPDNTFRIAILGDSFSEGLQVPLEQTYWSLMEQSLATCPQLQNQTVEVINFGVTNYGTGQQLLRLRRDVWNYDPDLVLLAVFTGNDIADNYKPLDPRNRPYFVYDREGNLQPDMSFRTPDKSLPPYNLSKVDFLPGWLVKSSRILQLLRKVEKDVKNRELEKLRQYTYNSLYREPEDENWENAWQITEDLMALMHEEVRAKGAEFMLVTLSNEVQVNPDPAFRDGFVASNGIADLFYPDRRIKALGDRRGFTVVNLVGPLQAYAQENQVCLHGFANAVECGGHWNDIGHAIAAQVLTPQVCQYVSSINNEQ, encoded by the coding sequence ATGCCAACATCCTCAATGAAGCAAAACCGTATCAAAACATGGGTAGGCAATCTAGGGTTAGCGACAGCAAGTATCCTGTTCGCGGTATTAATTGCGGAAATTGGGTTGCGCATTGCTAATATTCCTCCACAAGCCAAACCCCAACCCCAAGCCTCCAGTTCTCCAGAACCCGAACCTCAACCGGAAGAAACTCCAGCAGTCACTCCTCCCTCCCCTGCTCCACCACCTCCAGAACCGTCTAATATCCTGCCTTCACAACAAAATGCGCCCCCCAAACCTCCCCCAGGAACCCCACCAGCGAACTTTTTTCAGACCGATGAAGATTTGGGATGGACGCACCAACCGGGGGTATCGGGATGGTGGATAGCTGAGGGAGAAGCCTTTATCGAGATTAGCAGCACGGGATTGCGCGATCGCGAACATTCTCTCGCCAAACCGGACAATACCTTCCGCATTGCAATCTTGGGAGATTCCTTTTCCGAAGGCCTGCAAGTACCGCTGGAGCAGACTTATTGGTCGCTCATGGAGCAGTCTTTAGCCACCTGTCCCCAATTGCAAAACCAAACCGTCGAAGTTATTAATTTTGGAGTGACCAATTATGGCACGGGACAACAGTTACTGCGCTTGCGTCGAGATGTCTGGAATTACGATCCGGATCTGGTCTTATTAGCGGTCTTTACCGGAAATGATATTGCCGATAATTATAAACCCTTGGATCCGCGCAATCGTCCCTATTTTGTCTACGATCGCGAGGGGAATTTGCAGCCGGATATGTCATTTCGGACTCCGGATAAAAGCCTGCCTCCTTACAACTTATCAAAAGTGGATTTTTTACCCGGTTGGCTGGTGAAGAGTTCTCGCATTTTACAACTACTACGCAAGGTCGAGAAAGACGTGAAAAATCGGGAGTTGGAGAAATTACGGCAGTATACTTACAATTCTCTGTATCGCGAACCGGAAGACGAAAATTGGGAAAATGCATGGCAGATTACGGAAGATCTGATGGCATTGATGCACGAAGAAGTGCGAGCCAAAGGAGCTGAGTTTATGTTGGTTACCTTGAGCAATGAGGTGCAAGTGAATCCCGATCCGGCATTTCGCGATGGATTTGTTGCCAGTAATGGGATCGCCGATTTATTTTATCCCGATCGCCGCATCAAAGCACTCGGCGATCGTCGAGGCTTTACCGTTGTAAACTTGGTTGGTCCCCTGCAAGCTTATGCTCAAGAGAATCAAGTCTGTTTGCACGGATTTGCCAATGCAGTAGAGTGCGGCGGCCATTGGAATGATATCGGTCATGCGATCGCCGCGCAAGTCCTAACCCCTCAAGTTTGCCAATATGTCAGTTCAATTAATAATGAACAATGA
- a CDS encoding DUF2811 domain-containing protein, producing the protein MHTTTVSILAEIPEDLHESIQSYLDTHPDWDQERVFSAALSLFLLQNGNGQTAETESSYRKAARVYLDALFNVSALP; encoded by the coding sequence ATGCATACTACAACCGTGAGTATTCTGGCAGAAATACCTGAAGACCTACACGAATCCATTCAATCCTACTTGGACACTCACCCTGACTGGGATCAAGAACGGGTATTTTCGGCGGCATTGTCCCTTTTCTTGCTGCAAAATGGCAACGGTCAGACGGCTGAGACTGAATCGAGTTATCGCAAGGCAGCACGAGTTTATCTCGATGCCCTATTCAATGTTTCGGCATTGCCTTAA
- a CDS encoding DUF655 domain-containing protein, whose product MNKPLWRNWRKSFTSLLFLLVLAGCGRKSPDITQLPPLPQDPFIQVYFNASEAASYTDPYRQIHRLGDNLEEKIIEAIATAETSIDIAVQEFRLPELARALAERANAGVKIRIILENKYSRSWSQYSDGELAEIPERDRDRYEEFLALVDLNEDGTLSPDELNQRDAFAILNNAGIEIRDDTADGSKGSGLMHHKFIVIDNRELIVSSANFTTSGIHGDFDSPDSRGNANHLLQIQSITLSEIFTEEFNLLWGNNIGTSQFGLNKPRRGLQKVRVGTTPVSVFFSPTSASKEWSNSGNGAIAQTLKTAETAIDIATFVFSEQQLSNVLHILSQNGITVRTLIDRSFIYRYYSEGLDMLGVALAEKCKYEPDNLPWLRPIKTVGTPALPPGDKLHHKFAIIDEKTVITGSQNWSAAANHKNDETILILENPTVAAHFDREFQRLYRIAQIGIPEKVAQRLEAQQKECPVIAAPSNLPIRGKVVNLNTATIVELEALPGVGETLAQRIIAAREQQPFKSLEDLDRVKGVGPSLLKKLEGRVTW is encoded by the coding sequence ATGAACAAACCTCTCTGGCGGAACTGGCGCAAAAGCTTCACTAGTTTGCTCTTCCTTCTCGTCCTCGCTGGATGCGGGCGGAAATCTCCCGATATTACCCAGTTGCCGCCACTCCCTCAAGATCCTTTTATTCAAGTTTATTTTAATGCATCTGAAGCTGCCAGTTACACCGATCCCTATCGGCAAATTCATCGCCTGGGAGATAATCTGGAGGAGAAGATAATTGAGGCGATCGCCACGGCAGAAACGAGTATAGATATTGCCGTGCAAGAGTTTCGCCTTCCCGAACTGGCGCGAGCATTAGCAGAACGAGCAAACGCGGGAGTCAAGATCAGAATTATCTTGGAGAATAAGTATTCTCGGTCTTGGAGTCAATATTCCGATGGCGAACTTGCGGAAATTCCAGAGAGAGATCGCGATCGCTACGAGGAGTTTTTGGCCCTCGTCGATCTGAATGAAGATGGAACATTATCTCCAGACGAACTTAACCAACGGGATGCGTTTGCTATCTTAAATAATGCCGGAATTGAAATACGCGATGACACGGCAGATGGCTCGAAAGGCAGCGGGTTAATGCATCACAAGTTTATCGTGATTGACAACCGCGAGCTTATCGTTTCTTCGGCTAACTTTACGACCAGTGGAATTCATGGAGATTTCGACTCTCCAGATAGCCGAGGCAACGCCAATCATCTCTTACAAATTCAGAGTATTACTTTGAGCGAGATTTTTACGGAAGAGTTTAATCTTTTATGGGGAAATAACATCGGTACCAGCCAGTTTGGTTTGAATAAACCCCGTCGCGGACTGCAAAAAGTTCGAGTCGGCACAACTCCAGTCTCCGTCTTCTTTTCGCCGACTTCTGCTTCCAAAGAGTGGAGTAACAGTGGCAATGGGGCGATCGCGCAAACTCTGAAAACTGCGGAAACTGCGATCGATATTGCCACATTTGTTTTCTCGGAACAACAACTTTCTAATGTGCTGCATATCTTATCTCAAAATGGAATAACCGTTCGCACCTTAATTGACCGCAGTTTTATCTATCGTTACTACAGCGAAGGATTGGATATGCTCGGAGTTGCTCTAGCCGAAAAATGTAAATACGAACCCGATAATTTACCCTGGCTCAGACCGATAAAAACCGTCGGTACTCCCGCTCTTCCTCCGGGAGATAAATTGCATCATAAATTTGCCATAATTGACGAGAAAACTGTTATTACCGGATCGCAAAATTGGTCGGCAGCAGCAAACCATAAGAATGATGAAACCATACTCATTCTGGAAAATCCTACAGTTGCCGCTCACTTCGATCGCGAATTTCAACGATTGTATCGAATTGCACAGATTGGAATTCCGGAAAAGGTTGCGCAGCGGCTGGAAGCACAACAAAAAGAATGTCCGGTTATTGCCGCTCCGAGTAACTTGCCCATTCGCGGAAAAGTTGTTAATTTAAATACAGCAACTATTGTGGAATTAGAAGCCTTACCGGGAGTTGGAGAAACCCTGGCGCAACGGATTATTGCCGCGCGAGAGCAACAGCCATTCAAGTCTCTAGAGGATCTCGATCGCGTTAAGGGAGTCGGTCCGAGTTTGCTGAAAAAGCTGGAGGGACGAGTCACTTGGTAG
- a CDS encoding DUF2157 domain-containing protein — MVSEQFRRKLREEAKIWHSEGLISDLVYAQLSDRYQFTSLEKAASNRFVLVLLGLGGLLLGLGIITFVAANWQGWPRSLKISILFGSFIATNGFGFWFWQAPGEGWQSRFGQGLFILGSLIFGANLALMSQLFHLDGDVYQLYLIWGLGILPLAISLRITALGMVAIVLIAIAYGVSLADWFDPSGLSGIAIALKHAPLLTGIVGIFLARWWNSRLIFSAIVLMFIPAVWIQILALGGSSIPVAVKFTVGLILPAAFLWSYRDLNLARFAIRSRLFQPIARGFALCLLAMQLYLLSFHGWWDNWGSWDSIDDGLGGWFLGLDLLILMGLTCWQWFQLGFQSLKSSSPQPWKLSIHSILIFSSLSLTAILVLWHFLVYPLPILAPILLNIQGALLSIELVRWGIGRAKRFGFWSGLVLLTLQIISRMLEYDTGLLLKSVVFILCGIAVMAAGLWFERNVTTNNY, encoded by the coding sequence ATGGTCTCCGAGCAATTTCGCCGTAAACTTCGCGAGGAAGCAAAGATTTGGCATAGTGAAGGACTAATCTCCGATCTTGTTTATGCCCAACTCTCCGATCGCTATCAGTTTACATCCCTAGAGAAAGCTGCCAGCAATCGATTTGTACTCGTCTTGCTCGGACTCGGCGGACTATTACTCGGTTTGGGAATTATTACATTCGTTGCCGCCAATTGGCAAGGCTGGCCGCGATCGCTAAAAATTAGCATTCTCTTCGGTAGTTTCATTGCCACTAATGGGTTTGGCTTTTGGTTTTGGCAGGCTCCTGGAGAAGGTTGGCAATCTCGTTTCGGTCAAGGTTTGTTCATTTTAGGCAGCTTAATTTTCGGCGCCAATTTAGCCTTAATGTCCCAACTGTTTCACCTCGATGGAGACGTTTATCAACTCTATCTCATTTGGGGATTAGGGATACTCCCTTTAGCAATTAGTTTGCGCATCACTGCATTGGGAATGGTTGCAATTGTACTAATAGCGATCGCCTATGGAGTAAGTTTAGCAGACTGGTTCGATCCCAGCGGACTCTCGGGAATCGCGATCGCGCTCAAACACGCCCCCTTATTAACCGGAATAGTCGGTATTTTCTTAGCCCGATGGTGGAACTCGCGCCTCATCTTTTCCGCGATCGTACTCATGTTTATTCCCGCCGTTTGGATTCAGATTCTCGCTCTTGGAGGCTCCTCAATTCCCGTCGCCGTTAAGTTTACCGTCGGCTTAATCTTACCCGCTGCATTCTTATGGAGTTATCGCGATCTGAACCTCGCCCGTTTTGCCATTCGCTCCCGTCTCTTTCAACCCATCGCGCGAGGATTTGCCTTATGCTTGCTTGCCATGCAACTTTATCTGCTCTCCTTTCACGGGTGGTGGGACAATTGGGGAAGCTGGGATAGCATTGATGACGGTTTAGGAGGATGGTTTCTCGGTCTCGATTTACTTATCCTAATGGGCTTAACCTGCTGGCAGTGGTTTCAGTTAGGATTCCAATCCTTAAAATCCTCCTCTCCTCAACCCTGGAAACTCTCGATCCACAGCATTCTCATCTTCTCCAGTTTAAGCCTCACCGCGATTCTCGTTCTCTGGCACTTCCTCGTTTATCCCTTACCCATTCTTGCCCCCATTTTATTGAACATCCAAGGAGCTTTATTATCCATCGAATTAGTTCGTTGGGGCATTGGACGAGCCAAGCGTTTCGGGTTTTGGAGCGGACTGGTTCTATTAACCCTACAAATTATCAGTCGGATGCTCGAATACGATACCGGACTATTGTTAAAATCTGTTGTCTTTATTCTCTGCGGTATTGCTGTAATGGCAGCAGGTTTATGGTTTGAGAGAAACGTGACAACTAATAATTATTAA
- a CDS encoding DarT ssDNA thymidine ADP-ribosyltransferase family protein, producing the protein MSRFNIRNLYYITHIDNLPSVLQRGILSHKTLLQKQVQTKTIYDGNIVNRRSTKTTLSGLAK; encoded by the coding sequence ATGTCGCGATTTAATATCAGGAATTTATATTATATTACCCATATCGACAATCTACCATCAGTTCTTCAACGGGGTATACTCTCTCATAAGACACTTTTGCAAAAACAAGTTCAGACTAAGACCATTTATGATGGCAATATTGTCAATCGGCGCAGCACTAAAACAACACTTTCTGGACTGGCGAAATAA
- a CDS encoding macro domain-containing protein: MMAILSIGAALKQHFLDWRNNSRVEDIEGGLQWLRDNAIKQGIESLAMPALGCGLGKLEWSDVGPLMCRYLNNIGIPVAIYLPREQPVDPKYLTREYLLSGI; encoded by the coding sequence ATGATGGCAATATTGTCAATCGGCGCAGCACTAAAACAACACTTTCTGGACTGGCGAAATAATTCTAGAGTAGAAGATATTGAAGGAGGATTACAGTGGCTGCGAGATAATGCCATTAAACAAGGGATTGAATCTTTAGCCATGCCTGCCCTTGGCTGTGGTTTAGGTAAACTAGAATGGTCGGATGTGGGGCCGCTCATGTGTCGCTATCTGAACAACATTGGAATTCCAGTAGCCATTTATCTACCGCGCGAACAACCGGTAGATCCCAAATATTTAACTCGGGAATACTTGTTGAGTGGAATCTAA
- a CDS encoding type II toxin-antitoxin system VapC family toxin, whose protein sequence is MTIVDTGFWVALFNEKDQYHQRAQEILAKYPDETLITTWCVLTETSHLLLQRSSSIYQGVQKQIKFINLFQKYPQQFRLFDLQETHFDRINFLMEKYRNLPMDLADASLVILAEELEDGRIFSIDYRDFNAYRWKNTKPFQNLFDRF, encoded by the coding sequence ATGACAATCGTTGACACGGGATTTTGGGTAGCTTTATTCAATGAGAAAGACCAATACCATCAAAGAGCGCAAGAAATTCTTGCCAAATATCCTGATGAAACTTTAATCACAACTTGGTGTGTTCTCACAGAGACTTCTCATTTACTTTTGCAGCGTTCCTCAAGTATCTATCAAGGAGTTCAAAAACAGATTAAGTTTATAAATCTTTTTCAAAAATACCCGCAACAGTTTCGATTATTCGATTTGCAAGAAACTCATTTCGATCGCATTAACTTCTTGATGGAGAAGTATCGCAACCTACCGATGGATTTAGCTGATGCTTCCCTGGTAATTTTGGCAGAGGAGTTGGAAGACGGTCGAATTTTCTCCATTGATTATCGAGATTTTAATGCCTATCGATGGAAAAATACAAAGCCTTTTCAAAATCTATTCGATCGGTTTTAG